DNA sequence from the Bacteroidota bacterium genome:
TCGGGACACATTCTACCAATCGAGCCATCTATTTTCCTTTTTGTTGAAGAACAATTCTGCCACGAAGAGATAAAGGCTCAAGGGTTTCACAAAGTGTTTTCTTCGTGAACCCTTTGAGTTCTTCAAGCCTTGCGGCAATTCGTTGTCAGAGTTCGAGGATTGTGCCATTCTTGATCGTGGTGACAATATGATTCGTGCCGAAATGATACGCAAGATATTTCCAGTCCGGCACATCTGCAATTATCACGTCAGCGTTCTTCCCTACTTCAATACTGCCGACAGTCGACGACATGTTCAGTGCCGCGGCAGCATTGAGTGTTGAAGCGACCAGCGTTTCTTCCGGCGTCATCTTCATCTGCGTGCAGGCAATCGTCATCATCATGGGCATGGAGTAGGACATGCACGAGCCGGGATTGAAGTCCGATGCAATTGCTACCGCGACACCGCCGTCAATCAGCTTGCGGGCAGGTGCGAAGCCGTGATTCAAGAAGAATGAAACGCCCGGCAGTAATGTACCCACAACTCCCGCTTCACGCAACGCCGTAATTCCTTCATCTGTAACATGTTCCAGATGATCGGCGGAAACGGCTCCAACGCGAGCAGCTAGCACGGCCCCGCCAAGGGGATTCAGCTCTTCGGCATGAACTTTCGGCAACATCCCCCATTTTTTCCCCTCATTCAGAATCCGCTCGGAGTCCTCAATCTCAAAATATCCTCTCTCGCAGAACACGTCGCAAAACATCGCAAGCTTCTTCTTGCCGACGTAGGGAATCATCTTCTCAAGAATAACGTCAGCGTAAGCGCGTTTGTCCTGTTTGTACTCCGGCGGATAGGCGTGTGCTCCGATAAACGTCGACACAACCGTCATCATCTCTTCGTCTTTTAACTCGTTAATGGCTTCGAGCATCTTCACTTCGGAATCGAAGTCGAGGCCGTACCCGGATTTAATCTCGACGGTCGTCGTCCCGTGTTTCATCATGGCGTTCATGTAGGGCAAGGTATGCTTCTTCAACTCTTTCTTCGTTGCAGCACGAACGTGTGTAATAGTATTGAGAATGCCGCCACCTGCCTCCGCAATTTGCTGGTACGTCGCCCCTTGCGAGCGGAGTGCAAACTCGTGAGCACGATTTCCCGCAAACATCATGTGCGTGTGTGAATCCACAAATCCCGGCAGCACGACTTTTCCGCTTGCGTTAATCTCAGCAAAGCCGTCAGGCAACATTCGATTCCAATCCCTCATCTCTCCCACCCAGGAGATTTTCCCACTCTCACAAAGAACGCCTGAGTTATTCAGAATTCCAAGCTCTCGCATCTCCGCACCAGCCTTCGTTCGAGCGCCGCGTGCAGCAACGGTAACAAGCTGGGAGATGTTTTTGATGAAGAGATTCAATGAGTTCTTGCGATTCTGCACAAGGTTGGATTCGATGCCATCTCAAGATATGAAAAGGGCAAAGTACCTGCAAGAATTGAGAATTGGAGTGCTTTGGTATAGAAGGGAGAGCTATCGTTTCTGCTGAAGCTGACGGGAAATTGACGCAGAAAGCCTTGGCAGGTTGTCATCCCGCTCCGCAAGCTGAATGTAGTTCAGATAAAACGCATCCGCTCCATTGGCAACGGTCGCCGTCAACGCGGCCCGCCCGAGCTTCTGGTCAATCGTGCGGGCGATGAACATGCCGGTGATGGCACCATAACTTTGCCAGTATTCGGATGTATTGGATGTGCTGATGAGGTAATGCGCCCGTTGCGGTGAGATGCGGGAAGAGAGCAACTCCTCCGCACTTCTATTGAACTCGGCAAATGAAGCCGCAATCTTCTGATCCCAGTCCTGAGGGAGATACCCTCCGCTGCGCTGCTCGAACGTGAGGTAATGCGCAATCCCCTCGTTGTGTGTCAGGTCGAGGAGGCGGTCAAGGTAGGTTCGCCGGGCTGAGTAATATTCCTGCCACACAGGCGAAGCATCCTTGTACACGCCGAATGCCGCATGGAACACCTCGTGCGCCACAACACTCAACACACCAATGAATCTCTCGTCTGCATTTCTCCCGTACTTGACGCCTTTGGCAAGATTGATAACAATCGTCAACTCCCCTTCTCCCTCACCGACAAAGCGCGGCACATCGCCCTCCCACACAACACGACGAACGTACGCATCAATGTTGTTGTGGCCGAAGGCAACGACAAACATCGGAATTGTTGTACTGACTTTTGCATTTGCCGGAAAGAGTTGTTCAACCGTTGCAGCAACGCGTTGGCTGAAATTACGCCGCTTGATAGTGGTAAGAAGTTCTTTGATGGAGGCAACATTTTCCTTCGCTTCTTTCAGGCGAAAGACGTCGTCCGCTTCGGTCTGTCCGAACTTAATGCCGTCGAGACTCGCTTCAAGCCGTTCGGAGGAAAGGCGCCGTCTCGCAAGATCAGCAGTCGTGGCAAGCGCAATTTGACTCCCCCGAAGCGGGACAATCTCACGTCCGCTTCCCGACAATCCCTCATACAGACCGATACATTTGTCGGCTGATTCGTAATTGATGTTGAGCCTGACGTTGAAATGCGGATTGGTTTGGGCAAACGCAGAAAATGGCAAGAAGAAAACTGAAACGAGAACAATGAATGCGGGCCATGATACAATCCTCCATCTCATCCAATACCCACACACTTCCAAAAACCCTCCAACTCTTTGAACTCTCAACTCGACACCACCTTCACGACAACCATCGTCATGTCATCATGCTGCGCGACGGGACCGGTATGCTGTTCGATGGCAGATTTGATATAATCAAGGATTTGTTGAGACGAGAGGCGTGGTGTATCCATGTTGCGAAGAGTTTTCTCCATACGTTCCGTCCCGAATTGTTCGCCGGGAGCGTTCATTGCTTCCGTAAAACCATCGGTCATAAGAAGAAGCAGATCGCCGGAATTCAATTGCAGTGTTCTCTCGTTGTACTCAGTTTCGGCAACCATGCCGAGCGGGAACTTCACACCGGCAGAATCGAGCCATTCCACCGACCCGTTTGACTTGAGCAGCGGCTTTGTTTGTCCGGCATTGGCAAACGTAACAGTTCGCTTGCTTACATCCATCATGGCAAGAAGGAACGCGACAAAATGTCCACGCTTGCTGTGCGTGTACACGGCTTTGTTGAGGTTGGTAAGAATTCCGGCGGGTGACTCCGTTTGTTTCACCTCGCTGGCAAATGCGCCGCTGGTAAACACCGCGCTCATCGCCGCCTGCATTCCCTTCCCGGAAACATCAAACACGCTGACGCAGAACTGCGACGAGTCTTCGTTCATGCACGCATAGTCAAAATGATCACCGCCGACTTCCTGGGCCGGAATCGAAAGTCCCGCAATATCAAAGCCCTCCACCTTCGGGTGTTCCTTCGGCATCAACGCTACCTGCACGTCGTGCGCAA
Encoded proteins:
- the hutI gene encoding imidazolonepropionase yields the protein MNLFIKNISQLVTVAARGARTKAGAEMRELGILNNSGVLCESGKISWVGEMRDWNRMLPDGFAEINASGKVVLPGFVDSHTHMMFAGNRAHEFALRSQGATYQQIAEAGGGILNTITHVRAATKKELKKHTLPYMNAMMKHGTTTVEIKSGYGLDFDSEVKMLEAINELKDEEMMTVVSTFIGAHAYPPEYKQDKRAYADVILEKMIPYVGKKKLAMFCDVFCERGYFEIEDSERILNEGKKWGMLPKVHAEELNPLGGAVLAARVGAVSADHLEHVTDEGITALREAGVVGTLLPGVSFFLNHGFAPARKLIDGGVAVAIASDFNPGSCMSYSMPMMMTIACTQMKMTPEETLVASTLNAAAALNMSSTVGSIEVGKNADVIIADVPDWKYLAYHFGTNHIVTTIKNGTILEL
- a CDS encoding PP2C family protein-serine/threonine phosphatase; this translates as MVRQEIDNVLEAARKEANDIGSTLRETATSVRDSFRNGSIKDVPRRINEPSGINPVKFKKFLIVVIKLLIVFEFLGAIAEGANTQNWSRLGTDCFIAGVVYLMWDRIKRAIAQKKEEYRRKMEAPVDTTKLFDALVFSLLWSDEIYQDIPLDMRRLVVISYTLIAISIGAIFFGIGQGLVGLILCGSLILGAVNLLAWVMSRERGEKESLKTELKLAHDVQVALMPKEHPKVEGFDIAGLSIPAQEVGGDHFDYACMNEDSSQFCVSVFDVSGKGMQAAMSAVFTSGAFASEVKQTESPAGILTNLNKAVYTHSKRGHFVAFLLAMMDVSKRTVTFANAGQTKPLLKSNGSVEWLDSAGVKFPLGMVAETEYNERTLQLNSGDLLLLMTDGFTEAMNAPGEQFGTERMEKTLRNMDTPRLSSQQILDYIKSAIEQHTGPVAQHDDMTMVVVKVVSS